The following DNA comes from Paraburkholderia sp. PGU19.
GCTTCAGATCACGCCCGCTGGTGCTCTGCACCACCGTGTCGACGTTCGCATTGGTCATCGAACTGTTCGGCCCGAGGTCCCAGTCGTAGTGCCCTTCGCCCGTGCCGCGCGCGGACTCCGGGAATACCACGACTTCCGTTGCCGTCAGCTTGCCGTCCGTGCCCGTGGTCGCGGCCGTGCCGATGAACGTGCCCGGCTTGATATCGGACAGTTGAATTGCCTTGACGGCCGACACGGTCACGGCCGGCTTCACTTCGATCGACACCGTGTCGCCGCTGCGGCGATGAACCTTGAGCGTGTCGCCGTCGAGTGACACGATTTCGCCGCGGATGCGCGAGGGCTTGGTCGCGGGCGCCTGCGCGAACGCAGCCGTGGCAAGCGTGGCTGTCAGAAGTGTGGCGCCGAGTTTGATGCGGAAAGACATGGAAGCTCCCAACGGTTTGGTTTAGGTGTAGCGAGAGAACAACGTCATTGCGTCACGAACCGCCGAACCAGTTGTAGCCCTGGTTCTCCCAGTAGCCGCCCGGGTACTGGTTCGTGATTTCGATGGCAACGATATGTTTCGGGTTCTTGTAGCCGAGTTTGGTTGGCATGCGCAGTTTCATCGGAAAGCCGTACTTGGGCGGCAACACGTCGTTGTCGTAAGTGAGCGTGAGCAGCGTCTGCGCGTGCAGCGCGGTCGGCATGTCGATGCTGGTCCAATAGTTGTCCGCGCAACGTAGCGACACATACTTCGCGCTAGTATCCGCGCCTGCGCGGCGCAGGAAATCGGAGAAGCGAACGCCGCCCCAATGCCCGATCGCGCTCCATCCTTCGATACAGATATGACGCGTGATCTGGCTTTCCTGCGGCAGCGCGCGCAGTTCGTCGAGCGTCCACACGCGCTTCCCGTGCACGAGTCCGCTTACCTGCAAGCGGTACGACGCGGCGTCGACTTCGGGCACCTCGTCGATGTCATAGAACGCGTTGAACGGGAACGGCCGCGTGATCATTGACTCGGGATAGGTCGGCGCGAGTTCTTTTGGGTTGAAAAGCAGGGCTTGCACGTCGTCGTTGAAAAACGAAATGCGGCGCAGCGCCGTGTTCACTGCCTTGTCGTTGGTCAGATCGCAACCGGACAGCAGCGCGATGCCACCGAGCGTCAGCAGCCTCTGACCGAACAGTCGTCGCGCGGGTGATTTGAGTTCGCGCTGTGCATCGCGGATGATCGACTCGCCGTGCGTCGCGAGAAAAGAGCCTGGCTGCGGGGTGCGCTTGCGGATCGTCATGATTCAGCGCCCCCGGATCATCAGCAGCAGCGAGCGCGGCACGAGCGCGACCATCACCACATGCACGACGAAGAACGCGACCAGCACGCTCATGCAGACGAAGTGCACGATGCGCGCATTGTCATAGCCGCCCATCAGCGTGCGCAGCAGCGGAAACTGCACGGATTTCCACACCGCGAGCCCCGACAGCACGATCAGCACGATATCGGCGATTACCACGAGATAGGCGAGCTTCTGGATAGCGTTGTACTGCGCGAGGTCGTCGTGCTTCAGACGTCCGCGCAAGGCGGCGAGCAGATCGGCGGCAAGCTGCTTCAGTTTGAGCGGCAACAGCTTGCGCTGAAAGCGGCCCGACGCAAGATTGCCCGCCAGATACACGATGAAGTTCGCCACCAGCAGCCACATCACTGCGAAGTGCCATTGCAGCGCGCCGCCAAGCCAGCCGCCTAGCGTGATCGATGGAGAAAACTGGATGACGGGAAAGATCGGCGATGCATCGTAGATCTGCCAGCCGCTCATGACCATCAGCACGACGGCCAAAGCATTGATCCAGTGCGTAATCCGCACCCACCCCGGTTGAACCGTGTTGTGACTCAAGACCACTCCAGGTTTGAAGTTGTTGTTGCCGACGCCATGCGATCCGCGACGGGCAATGCGCGTGCGCCCGCGTCAGGCACCGCGACATAGGGGCTAACGCAGTCGATCGATGCTTATTCCGTCGCGTCGTCAGATTTTTTTCTTGCAATCGGCTTGCAATGGCAAGGCGGACAGCGCGTCTCTCAGACGGCATGCAGCGCTTGTATCGTATGAGTGTTATGTTATAACATCGCCGACGTTGCCTCTCGTCACAACGAGCGGACGGCGCGTCACAACTACAACCGTTTCAACGGCGCAATCCGCCATCGCGTAAGCAATTCGAAAACCAAGCTGTTCCATGCCTCATTCATAGGATTCCTATGGATCGGATGCGCTCGCGCTATCAAAACGAATCGAACAAGATCTCAACGACAGCAAATCAAAACAAAATGCGCAAACACGCTCACGTGATGTACGCCACGCTGCTTCTGTTTAGTGCCGCTTCCCGGGCAACGGCGGCTACAGATTCTTCCGCATCGACAGAGAACATCGCCGACCCAACCGAAATGAGCGATGTGAAGGTGAGCGCCAAACGCCTCGACGACGTTCGCAACGGCCTGTTGCCCGAGACGGGCAGCAGCGTCTACCGCTTCACACAGGACGACATCGACGCCCTGCCCGCCGGCCAGAACACGCCGCTCAATCAGGTGCTATTGCAAGCACCAGGCGTGGCAGCGGATTCATACGGCCAGTTGCACGTACGCGGCGATCACGCGAACCTGCAATACCGGATCAACGGCATCATCATTCCGGAGCCGATCAGCGGCTTTGGCCAGTCGCTCGACACGCGCATCATCGATCAGGTCAGTCTGCTGACGGGCGCGTTGCCCGCGCAATACGGCTACCGGACAGCAGGCATTATCGATATCCGCACCAAATCCGGCGACACGGGCAACGGCGGCTCGATCGATGTCTTCGGCGGCAGCCATCAGACCATCAAGACGAGCGCCGACGTATATGGCAGCAAGGGGCCGTTCAGCTACTATCTGAGCGGCTCGCTGGGCATGAACAATCTGGGCATCGAAAACCCGACCGCGAGCGCCAACGCGATTCACGATCACACGCGACAAGGCGACGCGTTCGGCTATCTGTCGTACATCATCAATCCGCTGACACGCGTGAGCCTGCTATTCGGCACGACCAGCAACCAGTTCGAGATCCCGAATACGCCCGGTCTGCTAACCAGCTTCACGCTCAACGGCAACAATACATTCGATTCATCGCAGCTCAACGAAACCCAATCCGAGCTGAACAACTTCGCGGCCATTTCGTTGCAAGGCACGAACGGCGGCGCATTCGATTATCAGGTCGCGTTTTTCACGCGCTACACGCGCACGCAGTTCAACCCGGACCCAATCGGCGACCTGATGTTCAACGGCGTCGCGGCGCAGGACTTTCACAGCAACTCGGCCAACGGCGCACAAGTCGATACCACCTGGCGTCTGAACGACAAGCACACGGTGCGCGCAGGCCTGTTCTTCCAGCAGGAGCACGCGGTATTCAACAATAGCGTGAACGTCTTCGCCGTCGATGACAACGGCAACCAGCTTTCCGATCAACCGTTCAACATTCAGGACAACAGCAGCAAAACGGGCTACCTGTACAGCCTCTATGCGCAGGACGAATGGAAGCTCACCGACCGTCTCACGCTGAACTACGGTCTGCGTTACGACCGGATGGACGAATACACGAGTGCGAGCCAGTTGAGCCCGCGCATCGGCATGGTCTACACGCTCACGCCGACGACCACCGTACATGCCGGCTACGCGCGCTATTTCACGCCGCCCGCATTCGAGCTGGTATCCGGCTCGACGATCTCGAAGTTCAACGGCACGACGAACCAGAGTCCGTCCAGTCAGAACGATCCCGTGCAACCCGAGCGCAGCCACTACTT
Coding sequences within:
- a CDS encoding molybdopterin-dependent oxidoreductase, yielding MTIRKRTPQPGSFLATHGESIIRDAQRELKSPARRLFGQRLLTLGGIALLSGCDLTNDKAVNTALRRISFFNDDVQALLFNPKELAPTYPESMITRPFPFNAFYDIDEVPEVDAASYRLQVSGLVHGKRVWTLDELRALPQESQITRHICIEGWSAIGHWGGVRFSDFLRRAGADTSAKYVSLRCADNYWTSIDMPTALHAQTLLTLTYDNDVLPPKYGFPMKLRMPTKLGYKNPKHIVAIEITNQYPGGYWENQGYNWFGGS
- a CDS encoding cytochrome b/b6 domain-containing protein, producing MSHNTVQPGWVRITHWINALAVVLMVMSGWQIYDASPIFPVIQFSPSITLGGWLGGALQWHFAVMWLLVANFIVYLAGNLASGRFQRKLLPLKLKQLAADLLAALRGRLKHDDLAQYNAIQKLAYLVVIADIVLIVLSGLAVWKSVQFPLLRTLMGGYDNARIVHFVCMSVLVAFFVVHVVMVALVPRSLLLMIRGR
- a CDS encoding TonB-dependent receptor translates to MDRMRSRYQNESNKISTTANQNKMRKHAHVMYATLLLFSAASRATAATDSSASTENIADPTEMSDVKVSAKRLDDVRNGLLPETGSSVYRFTQDDIDALPAGQNTPLNQVLLQAPGVAADSYGQLHVRGDHANLQYRINGIIIPEPISGFGQSLDTRIIDQVSLLTGALPAQYGYRTAGIIDIRTKSGDTGNGGSIDVFGGSHQTIKTSADVYGSKGPFSYYLSGSLGMNNLGIENPTASANAIHDHTRQGDAFGYLSYIINPLTRVSLLFGTTSNQFEIPNTPGLLTSFTLNGNNTFDSSQLNETQSELNNFAAISLQGTNGGAFDYQVAFFTRYTRTQFNPDPIGDLMFNGVAAQDFHSNSANGAQVDTTWRLNDKHTVRAGLFFQQEHAVFNNSVNVFAVDDNGNQLSDQPFNIQDNSSKTGYLYSLYAQDEWKLTDRLTLNYGLRYDRMDEYTSASQLSPRIGMVYTLTPTTTVHAGYARYFTPPAFELVSGSTISKFNGTTNQSPSSQNDPVQPERSHYFDIGVTQKVGSALTLGLDAYYKKSTNLLDEGQFGSALIFTPFNYQYGKTYGVEFTANFRHDNVSAYLNLAYSRAQGKQISSAQFNFDPDELAFINSHWVFLDHDQRVTASFGGTYDFGRTTFTFDGLVGSGLRSGFANTDRLPVYTQVNLGVIQHFNQPLIGKFDARLLVVNAFNRVYELRDGSGIGVGAPQYAPHFAVYAGATKYF